The segment ACGAGACAATCCCGAAGGACCTCTCAGCCGGCAGACCGGTGAGGCGAAGAATGGGAGTGGGAGAAGCTGCCGCCGTTGTGGGGAACAGGACAGCGAGGGTCAGACAGGTGCAGGCTCTGAGGAGCCGCATGAGGCGCCTCTGTTCCGGCGATCGGCGCGGGGGGTGCGCCCGTGAGCTGCGGTGGGGGATGGAACCTTCTTACGTCACGATAGTCCCGGTCTCTGCGCGGCGCCAGAGGTACTTAGGGCCCTGCCACATTGTCAGGATCGCCCATGCCGCAACTACTCCCCGCTGTACGTCACCTGATTCTTCCCGCGCTCCTTGGCCACCCGGAGATTCATGTTCGCGCGCGTCCACAGGTCGTGGCCGATCTTGTCGCGGGCGGGGCGGTCCAAGCCGCGCGAGCGGTCGGCGCTCATCGGGACGTCGCTCGGGAACATCGAGCCGCCGAGGCTCATCGTCAGGCGCACGGAGTTCTCGCGGCCGTCCAATCCGGGCACCAGGATCGCCATGCTCTGCACCTTCAGCCGGAGCCGCTCGCAGATCTCGCGCGCTTCGCCGCGCGTCGTCTCGGCGCTCAGGATGATGGCGAACTCCTCGCCGCCCCAGCGGGCCACGGTGTCGAACGGGCGCAGGCTGGAGGACAGGGTCTGCGACAGCTCGCGGAGCACGATGTTCCCGGCCTCGTAGCCGTAGGTGTCGTTCACGTTCTTGAAATCGTCGATGTCGGCGATGACGAGCGACATGGGCCGCCCCTCGCGGTAGGCGCGCGCGATCTCGTGATCGAGCTGCCGTCCGAAGTAGGGGCGGTTGTAGACGCCGGTGAGCTCGTCGATCATGACCAGCATGCCCAGCTTCTTCAGCGTGTTCAGGAGATCGGTCGCGTGCTCGGCCACCACGCCCAGGATCCCGACGCGCTCGTCGGTGAAGAATCCGGGCTCGGCGCTCCAGGCCTCGAGCACGTACAAGAGCGGCGACCCCGGTTCGCCCACGCGCGCCATCGCCACCGAGCGGAGCCCGCTCGGCTCGGGCCGCGCGGAGAACGGGGCCACCGCCAGGTGCATCGTCGCGTCCATCGCCTCGGCATCGACCATGGCGTGCACGAGCCCCCCCTCCGCCACGTCGGCCACGTACAAGGGGAGCCCGCGCCGGCCGACCCACGCCTCGGCCAGCGCTCGATTCCACGGCTCTCCCTCGCTCACCGGCTCCATGTACCGCGGCTCGTCCAGCGTGCGGGTCAGGGGATAGAGGCGCGCGTCGTCGCATTCCAGGATCTGCCGCGCCGAGGCGAGGATGGTGCGCAGGATGTCGCCCGCGTCGGTCTGGAGGTACTCGGCGTTGCGCTCGTCGCGCGTGAAGAGTTTCCGTTCCACCGAGATCAGGTGGGAGAGGCTTCGATACAGAAGGCGGCTCCGCGCGTGCCAGTGGGGGCGCGAGGCGCGCGCGAGCGGCTCGCCGGTGTCGCCGGCGGGCGCTTCGGGGGTCGGAAGAAGGAAGCTCTGCTCGCCGCCCCGAACGCGGTAGCGTGTGTAGCGGGCCTGGTCGCGCTGGAAGCGGTCGACCCGCTCCAGGACGCCCAGCTGGACCAGGCGGTCGGCGATCTCGTGCGCCAGCTGCGCTCGCCGGTCGTCTTCCAGGCCCCCCAGGGTCAGCTCGACCAGGCGGACCTGATCGTCTGAGGAAAGCTCTTGAAGGGAGAGGGACGCGAGGAGGGCGGTCCGGATCCGTTGTGCCTCGTTCATGCCCCTCGACTCTCGGTGCGCGCCTGTGTTGTGGGGGGAAGCGGCTCAAATTATACCACATAGGGCTCCCCTCCGTCAGAGGCGAGCCATCGTGGCACACTCCCGGGCAATGCTAAGACCTTTTTGCGCTTGCATTTGCCCAAAGGACCTGCTAACGTAGCGGGGTAGCCGGACCGCCTGCCCCATGGAAAGGGTGCGCATGGCCCACGAAACAAGTCACGAGCGCGACAGGTCGAAACGGCGATCCTCCCTCGGGTCGCGCGCGCTCAGGTGGTCCAAGACTCCCCCCTACCGCACGGATCCCCAACGAGCGGCGTCACAAGCTCGGGAGCATGGCTGATGAAACGATCTCCTCTCCACGGGGTACCCCCTCCCCGAGAGCGCAACACCGATGCCGGAGACGCGGAGGCTGATTCGATGATTGGGCGATTTGGTCGCACCGTCCGCGATCGAGCGAGAGGCGGAGCCATCCTCCTTCTGCTCGCCTCGCTGTTCGCGGCTCCGGGGCTGTCTCGAGCGAAGCCGTATCCCGAGGATCCGACCCCGTTTCCCGAGGGGGATCCCACCGCGGACGACCAGCCGAGCCCGACGCCGAAGAAGAGCGCGGGGTTCACGAGCCATGAGGGCTTCACCGTTCACCAGAGCACGCTGTCCGGCCGCAGGCTGCCGTTCGGCGGAAGGATGACCTGGGACCTGTATCTGCGCATTCTGTCGCGTCTGATCCTCCGCTGATCGCCTGACGCGATCGGCGGCATAGCCAAGGGGCGGGCGGCATGCCCGCCCCGCGAGGAACGATGGCCGAAGAGCGTAGCCACTCCACGGACGAGACGGGCCTCATCCGAAATCTGGATGACCTGCTCGCGCACGCGCGCTTCACCGCCGTGCTCGACCGGATCGGAGAGATCCGGAGCGCGGGCCCGCTCTCCTCGCGGCTGGACACCGCGGTCACGCTGGCCCGGTGCCGCGCCCTCCTCGGGCTGGGACGCTGGAAGGAAGCGGCCGAGGCCGCCGAGAACAAGCTCCAGGAGTTCTACGCCCTCCACCCGGACGACAAGCGAAGCATCCTCGAGTTCCACATCGCCGCGGGTCGAGCCGCGTGGCGCATCGGGAAACCCTCGCGCGCCGAGGAGCACTTCCGCGCCGCCTACCACATCAGCCGCTGGGAGTTCGAGGACACGGCCGGCATGCTCCGGACCCGGAACCTCCTCGGTCTCTGCTTCCTGGGCGCGGGCGAGCTGCACCGCGCCGCCTCGGAGCTTCTCCGCGGCCAGCGCGAGGCGCGCGAGGCGAGCCTCTATCACGAGGAAGCCAACTTCTCGCTCAACCTGAGCATCGCCCTCCTGAAGCTGGGAAGGCTGTCCCAGGCGGAGGAGGAGCTGGCCCGCGCCCGGATGCTCTACGGCGAGCGGGGCCATTCCCGAGGCAAGGTGCAGAGCCGGCTGGTGCGCGCGCTCCTGCTGCGGATGCGCGGCGAGATCCGCGCCTCGGAGAAGGAAGTGCTGGGCGCCGTGTCCGAATCCGAGGAGCACGGCTTCGAGCGGGAGCGCGTCATCGCGCTCGAGTACGCCGGCGATCTGGCCCTGGACAAGCACGACAACCAGGGCGCGATCGAGGCGTTCGACCGCGGCCTCTTGATCGCGGAGCGGCTCGCTCCCGAAGGGGACCTGATCCCCGAGCTCTGCCGCCGCATCGCCGAGGTGCACGTCCGGATCGGCGAGCCGAACCGGGCGCTGATCACCTGCGAGCGCGGGCTTCGGATCGCTCGCCGCCTGGGCGACCGGTTCGAGGAGGCGTCGACGCATCGCGTCATGGCGATGGCGCACCACCTTCTCGGGCATCGGGAGAAGGCGCTGCGCCAGGCGAACGAAGGAGTCTCGCACCTCCGAAAGCTGGAAGCGGTCTACGAGCTGACGCGCCTCCTCGTGTGGCTGGGGGAGACGCTGCTCGCCGGCGGCGACGCCGAGGAGCGCCGCGCCGCGCGCGACCACCTGTGGGAGGCGCGGAGCCACGCGATGTCGATGCGGCTGGACGGCTGGGTCGAGCGGATCGAGAAGGTGCTCGGCGTCGATCTGCGACCGGTGACGCCGGCGCCCTCGCGGCGCGGGGCGGCCGACCCCATGCCCGAAGGCGCCGACGCCGACTGCTACCGCTTCGGAATCGTGACGCAGGACCCGCGCATGCGGGAGCTGTTGCGCGTGCTGGAGCGCGCCTCCCTGAGCCGGCTGCCGATCCTGATCCTGGGCGAGAGCGGCGTCGGGAAGGAGCTGCTCGCGCGCGCCGCCCACGCGCTGAGCGACCGCCGCGGCGAGATCTTCGTGGTGGGGCACTGCGCGGCGCTGCCCGAGGGCCAGCTCGACGCCGATCTCTTCGGCGAGGAGCTGGGGGAAGCCGGCAGCCATCGCGGATCGCGCCCCGGCCTCTTCGAGGCGGCGAACCGCGGCGTCATCTTCCTCGACGAAGTGAGCGAGCTCTTGACCAGCGCGCAGGCGAAGCTCCTTCGCGTCATCGAGACGGGCGAGCTGCGGCGCCTGGGCGGCACGGGGCTCACGCAGGTGGACGTGCGCGTGATCGCGGCTTCCACCCGCGACGTGGCGGCGCTGGTGCGCCGCGGCCTCTTCCGCGACGATCTCTACTATCGACTGAACGGCATCCGCCTCGAAGTGCCGCCGCTCCGCGAGCGGCCGGAGGACGTGCTGGTGATCGGGCGCTACCTGCTCGACCGCGCGGCTTCGGCGGCCGGGAAGCGGGTGCTCCTCGCTCCCGATGCCTGGAAGCTCCTCGCGTCGCATTCCTGGCCCGGCAACGTGCGCGAGCTGCGGAACGTGATGGACCGCGTGACGGCTCTGGCCACGGACGGCGAGGAGGTGTCCGCCGCGGCCGTCCAGCTCCAGCCCGCGACCCGGCCGGCGCGCGGCGGCGCGCGGCGCACCGCGACACGCGCGGGCGGCGCCGAGCGCGAGGTGATTCTCGACGCGCTCCGGGCCCACGGCGGCAACCAGTCGGAGGCCGCCCGCAGCCTGGGCGGCATGAAGCGCACGACCCTCCTCTACAAGATCAAGAAGCTCGACATCCGTCCGGAGGAATACGGCCGGGCGCCCGGGCGCTAGCCGAAACCCCGCCTTCGTTCCGGCCGGCCGCGCGGCTTGACCCGTGCGGCGGCATCTCCCTATAATCCGCCGATGGCCATTACCCCGATCGAGCTGATGAAGGGCCTCTCCATCACGCTTTCGCATTTCTTCAAGAAGCCCGTCACCATCAAGTATCCCGAGCAGCGCATGACGATGTTCCCGCGATTCCGCGGGCTGCACGAGCTGCACCGCTACTCCAATGGTCTCGAGCGGTGCGTCTGCTGCGGGCTCTGCGCCGCGGTCTGCCCGGCCGACGCCATCTACATGGAAGCCGGGGAGAACAGCGTCACCGAGCGCTACTCGGCCGGCGAGCGCTACGCCAAGCGCTACGAGATCGACATGCTCCGCTGCATCTTCTGCGGGTACTGCGAAGAGGCCTGTCCCGAGGACGCGATCTTCCTGGGGCACAATTTCGAGCTTTCCGACTACTCGCGCGACTCCTTCATCTACGCCAAGGAACAGCTCCTGGTCCCGGTCGGGACCACGCATTCCCCCGGGATCGTCCGCGGCCGCTAGCCGCGTGAGCCCCTTCCCACCACGTCCCTCGTGACCGCCGGTCCGGCGTGGACGGCGCTCGCGTGCGCCTTCGTCGCGGGAGGGGCCAACGTCGCCGGCGGCCTCCTCGCCGCGAAAGCCAGCGGCTGGGACCGGATCCGCCAGTCCTATTTCGTCGCGATCGGCGCCGGCTTCATGCTGGCGGCGGTCCTCCTACGCATGGTGCCGGAAAGCTACCGCCTTGCGTTGAGCGGCCAATCGGCGATGCTCTCCGTGGGCACCCTCATCCTGGTGGGCTATCTCCTGGTCCACTTCGCCGAGCACGTGCTGGTGGCGCATTTCCACTTCGGCGAGGAGACGCACCACGAGCACTGGGTCGAGCCGGTCGTGGGGACGACCGCCCTCATGGGGCTCGCCCTCCACACCCTCTTCGACGGGATCTCGATCGGCTCGGGATTCCTGATCGACCCCGGGCTGGGACTCCTGATCGCGATCGCGGTGTTCCTTCACAAGATCCCTGAGGGCTTCACGATGGCCTCGATCATGGTGGCGGCGGGGCGCACCCGCCGGGATGCGATCCTGGCCGCTACGTTCCTGGGAGTGATGACCATCGTGGGGACCCTGGGCACCACCCTGCTGCGGGGCTCGGTGCGGATCGCGCTTCCGGTTTCGGCGGGCGCCGCCATCTATGTTGCGGCCTCGGATTTAATCCCCGCCGTGAACGAAGCCAAGGGCATCAAAAAGCCATTGGGGGTCTTCGCGGGCGTGCTGCTCTTCTACGCGACCGAGGGGATCCTGTCGCAGCTGGGGTTGTGATTGACCCAACCCCTTGGCGCTGCTAGTGTACGACCGCAAAGGGACTTGCGCGGAACGAAGTCGATTTCTCGATTCGAACGTCCGATCCGAGACAGGTGATCCGTTATGGGACTTGAAGAGCTGATTCCGGACGGCATCCTCACGACCACCGTCGAGAAGATGGTGAACTGGGCTCGCCGCTCCTCCCTCTGGCCCGCCACGTTCGGGCTGGCCTGCTGCGCCATCGAGATGATGGCCACCAGCGCCTCACGCTACGACCTCGCGCGCTTCGGCGCCGAGGTGTTCCGCGCCTCGCCG is part of the Candidatus Binatia bacterium genome and harbors:
- a CDS encoding GGDEF domain-containing protein — its product is MNEAQRIRTALLASLSLQELSSDDQVRLVELTLGGLEDDRRAQLAHEIADRLVQLGVLERVDRFQRDQARYTRYRVRGGEQSFLLPTPEAPAGDTGEPLARASRPHWHARSRLLYRSLSHLISVERKLFTRDERNAEYLQTDAGDILRTILASARQILECDDARLYPLTRTLDEPRYMEPVSEGEPWNRALAEAWVGRRGLPLYVADVAEGGLVHAMVDAEAMDATMHLAVAPFSARPEPSGLRSVAMARVGEPGSPLLYVLEAWSAEPGFFTDERVGILGVVAEHATDLLNTLKKLGMLVMIDELTGVYNRPYFGRQLDHEIARAYREGRPMSLVIADIDDFKNVNDTYGYEAGNIVLRELSQTLSSSLRPFDTVARWGGEEFAIILSAETTRGEAREICERLRLKVQSMAILVPGLDGRENSVRLTMSLGGSMFPSDVPMSADRSRGLDRPARDKIGHDLWTRANMNLRVAKERGKNQVTYSGE
- a CDS encoding sigma 54-interacting transcriptional regulator, with translation MAEERSHSTDETGLIRNLDDLLAHARFTAVLDRIGEIRSAGPLSSRLDTAVTLARCRALLGLGRWKEAAEAAENKLQEFYALHPDDKRSILEFHIAAGRAAWRIGKPSRAEEHFRAAYHISRWEFEDTAGMLRTRNLLGLCFLGAGELHRAASELLRGQREAREASLYHEEANFSLNLSIALLKLGRLSQAEEELARARMLYGERGHSRGKVQSRLVRALLLRMRGEIRASEKEVLGAVSESEEHGFERERVIALEYAGDLALDKHDNQGAIEAFDRGLLIAERLAPEGDLIPELCRRIAEVHVRIGEPNRALITCERGLRIARRLGDRFEEASTHRVMAMAHHLLGHREKALRQANEGVSHLRKLEAVYELTRLLVWLGETLLAGGDAEERRAARDHLWEARSHAMSMRLDGWVERIEKVLGVDLRPVTPAPSRRGAADPMPEGADADCYRFGIVTQDPRMRELLRVLERASLSRLPILILGESGVGKELLARAAHALSDRRGEIFVVGHCAALPEGQLDADLFGEELGEAGSHRGSRPGLFEAANRGVIFLDEVSELLTSAQAKLLRVIETGELRRLGGTGLTQVDVRVIAASTRDVAALVRRGLFRDDLYYRLNGIRLEVPPLRERPEDVLVIGRYLLDRAASAAGKRVLLAPDAWKLLASHSWPGNVRELRNVMDRVTALATDGEEVSAAAVQLQPATRPARGGARRTATRAGGAEREVILDALRAHGGNQSEAARSLGGMKRTTLLYKIKKLDIRPEEYGRAPGR
- the nuoI gene encoding NADH-quinone oxidoreductase subunit NuoI → MAITPIELMKGLSITLSHFFKKPVTIKYPEQRMTMFPRFRGLHELHRYSNGLERCVCCGLCAAVCPADAIYMEAGENSVTERYSAGERYAKRYEIDMLRCIFCGYCEEACPEDAIFLGHNFELSDYSRDSFIYAKEQLLVPVGTTHSPGIVRGR
- a CDS encoding ZIP family metal transporter; its protein translation is MTAGPAWTALACAFVAGGANVAGGLLAAKASGWDRIRQSYFVAIGAGFMLAAVLLRMVPESYRLALSGQSAMLSVGTLILVGYLLVHFAEHVLVAHFHFGEETHHEHWVEPVVGTTALMGLALHTLFDGISIGSGFLIDPGLGLLIAIAVFLHKIPEGFTMASIMVAAGRTRRDAILAATFLGVMTIVGTLGTTLLRGSVRIALPVSAGAAIYVAASDLIPAVNEAKGIKKPLGVFAGVLLFYATEGILSQLGL